In one Bryobacteraceae bacterium genomic region, the following are encoded:
- the ribD gene encoding bifunctional diaminohydroxyphosphoribosylaminopyrimidine deaminase/5-amino-6-(5-phosphoribosylamino)uracil reductase RibD produces MTPAGLMREALAEARKGLGLASPNPMVGAVLVNGGAIVGRGFHIWDGRDHAEIVALKQAGDSARGSTLYLTLEPCCHQGRTPPCTEAILAAGVSRVVAAMADPNPLVSGKGFEALRAGGVHASIDSSFTAEAEALNAPFVHFMRTGKPLVILKAALTLDGKIAAPEDNTGWITSEEARLHVQHLRHGVDAILTGVGTLLADDCLLTDRTALPRSRPLLRIVLDSQLRTPVTSRMVQTCRNDVLIVTTSMAPADRRKALEARGVEVFVADHPAGRTDLAALVAELGRRRCLSLMIEAGSKVNWAALESAIVDRIFFYYAPKILGGLHSLPVAGGAGKLRRVDAILFRNVRLHPITSDEFAVEAELVK; encoded by the coding sequence ATGACCCCCGCCGGACTCATGCGCGAAGCGCTCGCCGAAGCCCGCAAGGGTCTCGGACTCGCCAGCCCCAATCCCATGGTCGGCGCGGTGCTCGTCAACGGCGGCGCCATCGTCGGACGCGGCTTTCATATCTGGGACGGCCGCGATCACGCCGAGATCGTCGCGCTCAAACAAGCCGGCGACTCCGCCCGCGGCTCCACGCTCTACCTCACCCTCGAACCCTGCTGCCATCAGGGCCGCACCCCGCCCTGCACCGAGGCGATCCTCGCCGCCGGCGTTTCGCGCGTTGTTGCCGCCATGGCCGACCCCAACCCGCTCGTCTCGGGCAAGGGCTTCGAAGCACTCCGCGCCGGCGGCGTCCATGCGTCCATTGACTCCTCCTTCACCGCCGAAGCCGAAGCGCTCAACGCCCCCTTCGTCCACTTCATGCGCACCGGCAAGCCGCTCGTGATCCTGAAGGCCGCGCTTACCCTCGACGGCAAGATCGCCGCCCCGGAAGACAATACCGGCTGGATCACCTCCGAAGAGGCGCGCCTCCACGTGCAGCATCTTCGCCACGGCGTCGACGCCATTCTCACCGGCGTCGGCACGCTCCTCGCCGACGATTGCCTCCTCACGGACCGCACCGCGCTTCCCCGATCGCGCCCCCTCCTCCGCATCGTGCTCGATTCGCAACTCCGCACTCCCGTCACTTCGCGCATGGTCCAGACCTGCCGCAACGACGTCCTCATCGTGACCACTTCAATGGCCCCCGCCGACCGGCGCAAGGCCCTCGAAGCCCGAGGCGTCGAAGTATTCGTGGCCGATCATCCCGCCGGCCGCACCGACCTTGCCGCCCTCGTGGCAGAGCTCGGCCGCCGCCGGTGCCTCTCGCTCATGATCGAAGCCGGCAGCAAGGTCAACTGGGCCGCGCTCGAATCCGCCATCGTCGACCGGATCTTCTTCTACTACGCGCCGAAGATTCTCGGCGGCCTTCATTCGCTTCCCGTCGCCGGCGGCGCCGGCAAGCTCCGCCGCGTCGATGCCATCCTGTTTCGCAACGTCCGCCTCCACCCCATCACGAGCGACGAGTTCGCCGTCGAGGCGGAACTGGTGAAATAG
- the ftsY gene encoding signal recognition particle-docking protein FtsY, which yields MLDNLFGGGRTPPPASPPAPPGGGKTSLLDRLKQGIQKTRAGLVDAIEDSIHGRKEISADLLEELEYNLISADIGVRTATEILERIRQRVDRKLVSDAGELKNLIRQYLLEILQTTERPWRIPADPPAVYMIVGVNGVGKTTTIGKLATFYRAENKNVLLCAADTFRAAAIEQLEVWGQRTSTEVIRQQQGSDPSAVLFDALQSARARKVDYVIVDTAGRLHNKANLMGELEKMSRTAARVVPDAPHEVLLVMDATTGQNGLEQARKFTESSGVTGIVLTKLDGTAKGGVVVAIARELNLPIRFIGVGEQAADLLPFEPARFIDSLFD from the coding sequence ATGCTCGACAACCTCTTCGGAGGCGGCAGGACGCCTCCTCCCGCCTCTCCGCCGGCCCCGCCCGGCGGCGGCAAAACCAGCCTCCTCGACCGGCTCAAGCAGGGCATCCAGAAGACCCGCGCCGGCCTCGTCGACGCCATCGAAGACTCCATCCACGGGCGCAAGGAGATCTCCGCTGACCTCCTCGAGGAGCTCGAGTACAACCTCATCTCCGCCGACATCGGCGTCCGCACCGCCACCGAGATCCTCGAACGCATCCGCCAGCGTGTGGACCGCAAGCTCGTCAGCGACGCCGGCGAACTGAAGAACCTCATCCGCCAATACCTGCTCGAGATCCTTCAGACTACCGAACGCCCCTGGCGTATCCCCGCTGATCCTCCGGCCGTCTACATGATCGTCGGCGTCAACGGTGTCGGCAAAACCACCACCATCGGAAAGCTCGCCACCTTCTACCGCGCCGAAAACAAGAACGTCCTGCTCTGCGCCGCCGACACCTTCCGCGCGGCCGCGATCGAACAGCTCGAAGTATGGGGGCAGCGCACGAGCACCGAAGTCATCCGCCAGCAGCAGGGTTCGGACCCGAGCGCCGTGCTGTTCGACGCCCTGCAATCGGCCCGCGCCCGCAAAGTCGACTACGTGATCGTCGATACCGCCGGCCGCCTCCACAACAAGGCCAACCTCATGGGCGAACTCGAGAAGATGAGCCGCACCGCCGCCCGCGTCGTCCCGGACGCGCCGCATGAAGTGCTCCTCGTCATGGACGCCACAACCGGACAAAATGGACTCGAACAGGCACGCAAGTTCACCGAGTCCTCCGGCGTCACCGGCATCGTACTCACCAAGCTCGACGGAACCGCGAAAGGCGGCGTTGTCGTCGCCATCGCCCGCGAACTCAACCTGCCCATCCGGTTCATCGGCGTCGGTGAGCAGGCCGCGGACCTCCTCCCCTTCGAGCCCGCCCGATTCATCGATTCCCTCTTCGATTGA